One Prionailurus bengalensis isolate Pbe53 chromosome D3, Fcat_Pben_1.1_paternal_pri, whole genome shotgun sequence genomic region harbors:
- the HSBP1L1 gene encoding heat shock factor-binding protein 1-like protein 1 translates to MDARSPKAPGGDALRDAAENLFQELQEHFQALTATLNLRMEEMGNRIEDLQKNVNDLMVQAGIENSIKEQMR, encoded by the exons ATGGACGCGCGGAGCCCCAAAGCCCCGGGCGGGGACGCGCTGCGGGACGCG GCAGAAAACCTATTTCAGGAACTTCAAGAACATTTTCAAGCTCTAACTGCAACTCTGAACCTCAGAA tggaagaaatgggaaatcGCATCGAAGATTTACAGAAGAATGTGAATGACTTAATGGTGCAAGCTGGGATTGAAAATTCTATTAAAGAACAAATG agatag
- the TXNL4A gene encoding thioredoxin-like protein 4A isoform X1, producing the protein MSYMLPHLHNGWQVDQAILSEEDRVVVIRFGHDWDPTCMKMDEVLYSIAEKVKNFAVIYLVDITEVPDFNKMYELYDPCTVMFFFRNKHIMIDLGTGNNNKINWAMEDKQEMIDIIETVYRGARKGRGLVVSPKDYSTKYRY; encoded by the exons ATGTCGTACATGCTCCCGCACTTGCACAACGGCTGGCAGGTGGACCAGGCCATCCTTTCGGAGGAAGACCGGGTGGTCGTCATCCGGTTTGGACACGACTGGGACCCCACTTGCATGAAGATGGACGAGGTCCTGTACAGTATAGCCGAAAAG GTGAAAAATTTTGCAGTTATCTATCTTGTGGATATTACAGAAGTGCCTGACTTCAACAAAATGTATGAGTTATACGATCCATGCACCGTCATGTTTTTCTTCAG GAACAAGCACATCATGATTGACCTGGGTACTGGGAACAACAACAAGATCAACTGGGCCATGGAAGACAAGCAGGAAATGATAGACATAATCGAGACCGTGTACCGAGGCGCCCGGAAAGGTCGGGGCCTGGTGGTGTCTCCAAAGGACTACTCCACAAAATACAGATACTGA
- the TXNL4A gene encoding thioredoxin-like protein 4A isoform X2: MYELYDPCTVMFFFRNKHIMIDLGTGNNNKINWAMEDKQEMIDIIETVYRGARKGRGLVVSPKDYSTKYRY; the protein is encoded by the exons ATGTATGAGTTATACGATCCATGCACCGTCATGTTTTTCTTCAG GAACAAGCACATCATGATTGACCTGGGTACTGGGAACAACAACAAGATCAACTGGGCCATGGAAGACAAGCAGGAAATGATAGACATAATCGAGACCGTGTACCGAGGCGCCCGGAAAGGTCGGGGCCTGGTGGTGTCTCCAAAGGACTACTCCACAAAATACAGATACTGA